The Planctomycetia bacterium genome window below encodes:
- a CDS encoding sensor histidine kinase KdpD, which translates to MDDARPNPDALLEQVAAAESAARRGKLKIFFGYAAGVGKTFAMLQAAQRERAAGVEVVVGYVEPHGRAETEALLTGLDMLPPLRIPYRGVELLEFNLDAALARRPKLILVDELAHSNAEGCRHSKRWQDVQELLGAGIDVYSTLNVQHIESINDVIAKISGVVVHERLPDSVVEQADDLELVDITPEGLIERLKAGKVYLPQQAERAIQNFFQKANLVALRELSFRQAAARLHREVDWQRALRKDQAPWATSDRVLVCIGPSPTTARVVRTAKRLATALDAEWAGVSVDTGRVEAESPDVRERIAKHLRLVEQLGGETHTLVGADVAATILSWARDQNVTKIVVGKTAESWWRRIRQGSVVQRLLRDCGDIDVYVIHGEREPLTPRKAATTVRSVWRWDGYLRAALIVAVCTLVGWLFHAWGLAEANIVMQYLLGVALVAVRYGRGPALAATVASVMLFDIVFVPPYYTIAVSDSEYLLTFIVMLIICILISTLTARLQAQVKAASIRERRTAALYHLTRSLSQISGTDFLLQLAGKQLAEIFRGEVAIYLREPTGAVTPRFGAASEIARHPVNPLVAHWVANHAQVAGAGTDTLPNGSALFVPLEGSQRVIGALGIRCDDLIVYHDPEQFRLLETCAGVIAQAIERDQIALEAHEAKLQTEAERLRNSLLSAVSHDLRTPLAAIAGASSTLIAEHDTLAADTRRELAESIYAETDRLNRLVANLLDMTRLEGGAMTLNKEWQSLEEIIGVVLRRLSGRLANHPVTTRLPPDLPLVPCDDVLIQQVLMNLLENAVKYSPPGAAIDIAAQARAKDIVVEVADRGRGLAPGDEQRVFDKFYRASPGGLPGSVGLGLTICRGILDLHGGRIWAENRAGGGACFRFALPLGTSEPSSAPIAATMQPTGAT; encoded by the coding sequence ATGGACGATGCTCGGCCGAATCCTGATGCATTGCTGGAGCAAGTCGCCGCGGCGGAGTCGGCGGCGCGGCGGGGCAAGCTGAAAATCTTCTTCGGCTACGCCGCGGGCGTCGGCAAGACCTTTGCCATGTTGCAAGCCGCTCAGCGGGAGCGTGCCGCGGGCGTTGAGGTCGTCGTCGGGTACGTCGAGCCGCACGGCCGCGCCGAAACCGAAGCCTTGCTGACGGGCCTCGACATGTTACCGCCGTTGCGCATTCCCTATCGCGGCGTGGAACTGCTGGAATTCAATCTCGATGCGGCCCTGGCGCGCCGGCCCAAGCTGATTCTGGTGGATGAGCTGGCCCACTCGAACGCCGAGGGCTGCCGGCATTCCAAGCGCTGGCAAGATGTGCAGGAATTGCTCGGCGCCGGCATCGACGTTTACAGCACGCTCAATGTGCAGCACATCGAGAGCATCAACGACGTCATCGCCAAGATCAGCGGAGTCGTCGTGCATGAACGCCTGCCCGATTCGGTTGTGGAACAAGCCGACGACTTGGAATTGGTCGACATTACGCCTGAGGGGTTGATCGAACGTCTTAAGGCGGGCAAGGTGTATCTGCCGCAGCAGGCCGAGCGCGCGATCCAGAACTTTTTTCAGAAGGCAAATCTCGTCGCGCTGCGCGAACTCTCCTTTCGCCAAGCGGCGGCGCGATTACATCGCGAAGTGGATTGGCAGCGAGCGCTGCGCAAGGACCAAGCGCCCTGGGCCACGAGTGACCGTGTACTGGTATGTATCGGGCCCAGCCCAACGACGGCGCGGGTGGTGCGCACCGCCAAGCGATTGGCCACGGCGCTCGATGCCGAATGGGCAGGCGTGTCCGTCGATACTGGCCGAGTGGAAGCGGAGTCGCCGGACGTGCGCGAACGCATCGCCAAGCATTTGCGCCTGGTGGAACAACTCGGGGGCGAGACCCACACGCTGGTCGGCGCGGACGTGGCGGCCACGATCTTGAGTTGGGCGCGCGATCAGAATGTCACCAAGATCGTCGTCGGCAAGACGGCCGAAAGTTGGTGGCGGCGCATCCGGCAAGGTTCCGTCGTGCAGCGACTCCTGCGCGATTGCGGCGACATCGACGTGTATGTCATCCACGGCGAACGAGAACCGCTCACGCCAAGAAAGGCCGCGACAACGGTGCGTTCGGTATGGCGGTGGGATGGCTACTTGCGCGCCGCGTTGATCGTCGCTGTTTGTACGCTCGTCGGCTGGTTGTTTCACGCATGGGGCCTCGCCGAGGCCAATATCGTAATGCAGTACCTGCTCGGCGTGGCGCTCGTGGCGGTGCGCTACGGGCGCGGGCCGGCGCTGGCGGCCACGGTGGCGAGCGTTATGTTGTTCGACATCGTGTTCGTCCCGCCCTATTACACGATCGCCGTCAGCGATTCGGAATACTTGCTGACGTTCATCGTGATGCTGATCATTTGCATTTTGATCAGCACGCTGACCGCGCGGCTGCAGGCGCAGGTCAAGGCCGCGAGTATTCGTGAACGGCGCACGGCGGCGCTCTACCATCTGACGCGTAGCCTGTCGCAGATTTCTGGGACGGACTTCCTGTTGCAACTTGCGGGCAAGCAACTCGCCGAGATCTTTCGCGGCGAAGTGGCCATCTACCTACGCGAGCCGACTGGCGCTGTGACGCCGCGGTTCGGCGCCGCATCGGAAATTGCTAGGCACCCTGTCAACCCACTCGTTGCGCATTGGGTGGCGAACCACGCGCAAGTCGCCGGCGCGGGTACAGATACGCTGCCAAACGGGTCGGCACTGTTTGTGCCCCTCGAAGGTTCGCAGCGCGTGATCGGAGCGCTTGGTATCCGTTGCGACGACTTGATCGTCTACCACGACCCGGAGCAGTTCCGCCTACTGGAAACATGCGCCGGTGTGATCGCCCAAGCGATCGAGCGCGATCAAATCGCGCTGGAAGCGCATGAAGCCAAGCTGCAAACCGAAGCGGAACGCTTGCGGAACAGCTTGCTCAGCGCCGTATCGCATGACTTGCGTACGCCGCTGGCCGCGATCGCCGGGGCGAGCAGCACGCTCATCGCCGAACACGACACGCTCGCCGCGGACACGCGCCGCGAACTCGCGGAATCGATCTACGCCGAAACCGATCGCCTCAACCGTCTCGTGGCCAATCTTCTCGACATGACGCGCCTCGAAGGGGGTGCAATGACGCTCAACAAGGAGTGGCAATCGCTGGAGGAAATCATCGGCGTCGTGCTGCGAAGATTGAGCGGTCGCTTGGCGAATCATCCCGTGACGACGCGTTTGCCGCCGGACTTGCCGCTGGTGCCGTGCGACGACGTGCTGATTCAGCAGGTGTTGATGAACTTGCTGGAGAACGCGGTCAAATACTCGCCGCCCGGCGCCGCGATCGACATCGCTGCTCAGGCGCGCGCCAAGGATATCGTCGTCGAAGTCGCCGACCGCGGCCGCGGACTCGCCCCGGGCGATGAGCAACGCGTGTTCGATAAATTCTACAGGGCCAGTCCCGGAGGGCTGCCGGGCAGCGTCGGCCTGGGGTTGACGATCTGCCGCGGTATCCTCGATCTGCACGGCGGGCGCATCTGGGCCGAGAACCGCGCCGGTGGCGGCGCGTGTTTTCGGTTCGCACTTCCGCTCGGAACGAGTGAGCCGAGCAGCGCACCCATCGCAGCGACGATGCAACCCACCGGCGCCACATGA
- a CDS encoding DUF1501 domain-containing protein, translating into MLARCANGFGAMALAALWADASRAANMLPHNANLTALHHAAKARNVIFLYMDGGPSQVDTFDYKPILEKHHGVDPSTLFKVEPTQFDNVGAITASPWKFQQHGQCGAWVSDLFPHVARHVDKLAIVRSMVAQFPEHTSANYFLHTGTGIQGRPSMGAWTSYGLGSENAELPGFIVLNGGLIPPGGIDNFNSGFLPAAYQASIFRSGDPPVANIIPREKTAGEQRRKLDLIAALDGEAQTRHGAQPEIEAAIANYETAFRMQTAVPELMDLSGETAMMKRLYGMEAGYEPTRVYAAQCLLARRLIERGARFVELTCPKTNGNDRWDQHAGLKQGHEMNALAVDQPIAALLEDLQARGLLESTLVVWAGEFGRTPFAQGDGRDHDPFGFTIWLAGGGVRGGTVYGETDEFGYKAIRDRVEIHDLHATMLHLLGVDHKRLTFRFGGRDMRLTDVHGNVVDGILA; encoded by the coding sequence ATGCTTGCGCGCTGCGCGAACGGGTTCGGCGCGATGGCCTTGGCGGCGCTGTGGGCGGATGCATCGCGCGCAGCTAACATGTTGCCGCACAATGCCAACCTGACGGCGCTGCATCATGCGGCCAAGGCCCGTAACGTCATTTTCCTCTACATGGACGGCGGGCCGTCGCAGGTCGATACGTTCGATTACAAGCCGATTCTGGAGAAGCATCACGGCGTCGATCCCAGTACGTTGTTCAAAGTCGAGCCCACGCAGTTCGATAATGTCGGCGCCATCACCGCTTCGCCCTGGAAGTTCCAGCAACATGGCCAGTGCGGCGCCTGGGTGAGCGACTTGTTCCCGCACGTCGCGCGACATGTCGACAAGCTGGCGATCGTCCGCTCGATGGTCGCGCAGTTTCCGGAACACACGAGCGCAAACTACTTTCTTCACACCGGCACCGGCATCCAGGGTCGCCCGAGCATGGGGGCTTGGACCAGCTACGGCCTCGGTAGCGAAAACGCCGAGTTGCCCGGGTTCATTGTGCTGAATGGCGGGCTGATTCCGCCCGGCGGCATCGACAATTTCAACAGCGGATTCTTGCCGGCCGCGTACCAGGCGTCGATTTTCCGCAGCGGCGATCCGCCGGTGGCGAACATTATTCCGCGGGAAAAAACGGCCGGGGAACAGCGCCGGAAACTCGACTTGATCGCCGCGCTCGACGGTGAAGCGCAAACGCGCCACGGCGCGCAGCCGGAAATCGAAGCGGCCATCGCAAACTACGAGACCGCGTTTCGCATGCAAACCGCGGTGCCGGAGTTGATGGATCTCTCCGGCGAGACCGCGATGATGAAACGTCTCTACGGCATGGAGGCTGGTTATGAGCCCACCCGTGTCTACGCCGCGCAATGCCTGTTGGCGCGCAGGTTGATCGAGCGCGGCGCGCGGTTCGTCGAGCTAACCTGTCCCAAGACGAACGGCAACGATCGCTGGGACCAGCACGCGGGATTGAAGCAAGGGCACGAAATGAACGCCCTCGCGGTCGATCAACCGATCGCGGCGCTCTTGGAAGACTTGCAAGCGCGGGGATTGCTGGAATCGACGCTCGTCGTCTGGGCGGGCGAGTTTGGCCGCACGCCGTTCGCGCAAGGGGACGGGCGCGATCACGATCCATTCGGCTTCACCATTTGGCTGGCCGGCGGCGGCGTGCGGGGCGGCACGGTGTACGGCGAGACCGACGAGTTCGGCTACAAGGCGATTCGCGATCGCGTCGAGATTCACGATCTCCACGCCACGATGCTGCATCTGCTCGGCGTCGACCACAAGCGCCTCACCTTCCGTTTCGGCGGGCGCGACATGCGCTTGACGGATGTGCATGGCAACGTGGTGGACGGAATCCTGGCCTAG
- a CDS encoding RimK family protein has protein sequence MPILIVVNNVKEWPFKVEGAEVVGARSYLTKPEYGEMRGVKLLNLCRSYRYQSTGYYVTLLATARGHRPLPDITAVQDMKSQTVVRMVSDDLDELIQQSLSPIQSDKFTLSIYFGRNLAKRYDKLSRELFNLFHAPMLRAQFTRNGKWTLRNITPVPVGDIPMQHRPFVFQTANEHFAGRTAAFKKKTAPKYDLAILTNPDEELPPSNSKAIQKFIKAAESMKLGAELITRDDYGRIAEFDALFIRETTQVNHHTYRFARRAAIEGLVVVDDPESIMKCSNKVYLAELLARHKVPIPRTLIVHRDNIEEIGSQLGFPCVLKQPDSSFSRGVVKAENEEDLAAQCEEFLGKSDLVVAQEFLPTDFDWRITIFDQRPLFACKYHMAPKHWQIRKSEGPGKHEYGKVETMPAELAPRNVMRTALKAANLIGDGLYGVDLKQSGKECYVIEVNDNPNIDSGFEDSILREELYRRIMEVFLERIESRKAGLARA, from the coding sequence ATGCCGATTCTGATCGTAGTCAATAACGTCAAGGAATGGCCCTTCAAAGTCGAAGGGGCCGAAGTGGTCGGGGCACGCTCGTATCTCACCAAGCCGGAATACGGCGAGATGCGCGGCGTCAAACTCCTGAACCTCTGCCGTTCCTACCGCTACCAGAGCACGGGCTATTACGTCACGCTGCTGGCGACGGCGCGCGGGCATCGACCATTGCCGGATATCACCGCCGTGCAGGACATGAAGTCGCAGACGGTCGTGCGGATGGTGTCCGATGACCTGGACGAACTGATCCAGCAGAGCCTGTCGCCGATCCAGTCCGACAAGTTCACGCTGAGCATCTACTTCGGCCGCAACCTGGCCAAGCGGTACGACAAACTCTCGCGCGAGTTGTTCAATCTGTTCCACGCGCCGATGCTCCGCGCGCAGTTCACGCGCAACGGCAAATGGACGCTGCGCAACATCACGCCGGTGCCGGTGGGCGATATCCCCATGCAGCACCGCCCGTTCGTGTTCCAGACGGCCAACGAGCATTTCGCCGGTCGCACCGCGGCGTTCAAAAAGAAAACCGCGCCGAAATACGACCTGGCGATCCTCACCAATCCCGACGAAGAGTTGCCGCCGTCGAACAGCAAGGCGATTCAGAAGTTCATCAAAGCCGCGGAATCAATGAAGCTCGGCGCGGAACTGATCACCCGCGACGACTATGGCCGCATCGCCGAGTTCGACGCGCTGTTCATTCGCGAGACGACGCAGGTCAACCACCACACCTATCGCTTCGCCCGCCGCGCGGCGATCGAAGGGCTCGTCGTGGTCGACGACCCCGAGTCGATTATGAAGTGCTCGAACAAGGTCTATCTGGCGGAGTTACTCGCGCGCCACAAAGTGCCGATCCCGCGCACGCTGATTGTCCATCGCGACAACATCGAAGAAATCGGCAGCCAGTTGGGCTTTCCGTGCGTGCTGAAGCAGCCCGATTCCTCGTTCTCGCGCGGCGTCGTCAAGGCCGAGAACGAGGAGGACTTGGCCGCGCAATGCGAGGAATTCCTCGGCAAATCCGACCTGGTCGTCGCGCAGGAATTCCTGCCGACCGATTTCGATTGGCGGATCACCATCTTCGACCAGCGCCCGCTGTTCGCCTGCAAATACCACATGGCGCCCAAGCACTGGCAAATCCGCAAGAGCGAGGGCCCCGGCAAGCATGAGTACGGCAAGGTGGAAACCATGCCGGCCGAGCTCGCGCCTCGGAACGTCATGCGCACGGCGCTCAAAGCCGCCAACCTGATCGGCGACGGCCTCTACGGGGTCGACCTCAAGCAATCCGGCAAGGAATGCTACGTCATCGAGGTGAACGACAACCCCAACATCGACTCCGGCTTCGAAGATTCAATCCTCCGCGAAGAACTCTATCGCCGCATCATGGAGGTGTTCCTGGAACGGATTGAAAGCCGGAAGGCGGGGCTGGCGAGGGCGTAA
- a CDS encoding C39 family peptidase, with translation METKLRIDILRQPDDETCGPTCLHAIYRYYGLELPLDALIAGIPKLDDGGTLAVWLACDALKRDYAAKIFTYNLPVFDPSWFERELSAEELANRLRAQMAFKTKKRRLQFASKAYIEYLEHGGRLRFEDLTTALVRRYLNTGRPIITGLSSTYLHRSCREYGPEQIDDDIRGQPAGHFVILAGYNRETREVLVADPLFPNPLSETCEYLVSIDRVIGAILLGVVTHDANLLIIEPRTKRRTPEHADSDRSQ, from the coding sequence GTGGAGACCAAGCTGCGCATCGACATCTTGCGGCAGCCGGACGATGAAACGTGCGGCCCGACCTGTCTACATGCCATTTATCGGTATTACGGGCTGGAGTTGCCGCTCGACGCCTTGATCGCCGGCATCCCGAAACTGGACGATGGCGGCACACTGGCGGTCTGGCTGGCGTGCGACGCCCTGAAGCGCGACTACGCGGCGAAAATCTTCACCTATAACCTGCCCGTGTTCGACCCGAGTTGGTTCGAACGGGAACTATCCGCGGAGGAGTTGGCGAATCGCCTGCGCGCCCAGATGGCGTTCAAGACGAAAAAGCGCCGTCTGCAGTTCGCGAGCAAGGCCTACATCGAATACTTGGAGCACGGCGGCCGGCTGCGTTTCGAGGATTTGACGACCGCGCTTGTCCGCCGGTATCTCAACACCGGCCGGCCAATCATCACGGGGCTCAGCTCGACGTACTTGCATCGCTCGTGCCGCGAGTACGGTCCTGAACAAATTGACGATGACATCCGCGGACAACCCGCCGGTCACTTCGTCATTCTTGCCGGTTACAACCGTGAGACCCGCGAAGTGCTGGTCGCCGATCCGTTGTTCCCGAATCCGTTGTCGGAAACCTGCGAGTACCTCGTGAGCATCGATCGTGTGATTGGCGCCATCTTGTTGGGCGTGGTCACCCACGACGCGAACCTCTTGATCATCGAACCACGCACGAAGCGTCGGACCCCGGAACATGCCGATTCTGATCGTAGTCAATAA
- a CDS encoding PSD1 and planctomycete cytochrome C domain-containing protein, protein MSRLGWIFALVCLLGVGRSGWAADVDPADLEFFEKHVRPVLVERCYECHSDQADEPDAGLRLDSRDGVLHGGENGPAIVPGDLDQSRLLRAISYNDVDLQMPPDGKLPDEAIEHLREWIRRGAPWPEEAAAPTPTTESKASFDLQARKQTHWAWQPIQTVEPPTVKNKSWPRGDVDRFILAKLEAAGIAPVGEADRRTWLRRVTFDLIGLPPTIEEINAFVADASPEAHEKVVDRLLASPHFGERWARHWLDLVRYAETKGHEFDYAAPNAWEYRDYVIRALNADVPYDQFVVEHLAGDLLPEPRLHPTERFNESLIGTGFWFLGEELHSPVDTRQDQADRFDNRIDVMSKTFLGLTVACARCHDHKFDAISNRDYYALFGFLESSSGRLARFETLEQDRQLAVELDAIDRAAQQPLRAAAALALRPTVERLDAYLLAVRDLFADESLVVDDIAAERGLDARVLRAWGRRLTNAVDDDNDLFHAYAQAIATPDQVAEAPTASCDEVTPPSIEMIVDYSQLAPEKWLPDDVSYGLAPRSPGSVAISRGTTAPRIEFAERGAAVFDPAWDVRTLAAEHQLEPGAVGNVVRPGRTLYTPNFTVQGKVYVLVRGVGQVYATVDQHALIAGPLHGVLVGGFNTEGAWRWVERDLSEYVGRTAHLEFTPAKEQTIEVSAVAQGATPPAPLEDSLAGLVPVDASATPDSMAAALRNRFAALLARLEDARAIDEEHAAHDARLANWALANPSLFTPDPDAAFAPVAALADDWKARRAQVLARIKTESRLCMAMQDNTGVDEHVFLRGSWKNLGVATPRRGLEALYGDAPLATGSGSGRLELARQLTDAKANPLLPRVMVNRVWHHLFGRGIVASVDNFGVMGDMPTHPELLDYLSTKFIHDGWSIKRLIRELTLSSTYRLASGGETVGPPSDPQNLLLSRARVRRLEGEAIRDAMLQISGSLDRRPYGRSVPTHLDSFMEGRGRPENSGPLDGANRRSIYLEVRRNFPSPMMLAFDTPIPFSTVGRRSVSNVPAQSLVMLNDPLVHELSSRWAQTICSEVEGNADRIGSMYEECFGRSPTDSERAQCEAFVNEAGENAWKDLAHALWNVKEFVFVN, encoded by the coding sequence ATGTCGCGTTTGGGTTGGATCTTCGCGTTGGTCTGCTTGCTGGGCGTTGGCCGGTCGGGCTGGGCTGCCGATGTTGACCCGGCGGATTTGGAATTCTTCGAAAAGCACGTCCGACCGGTGCTGGTCGAACGCTGCTATGAGTGCCATTCCGACCAGGCGGACGAACCGGACGCCGGGTTGAGGCTCGATTCCCGCGACGGCGTGCTGCACGGCGGCGAAAACGGGCCGGCGATCGTTCCCGGCGATCTCGATCAAAGCCGCCTGCTGCGAGCGATCTCGTACAACGACGTCGACCTGCAAATGCCGCCCGACGGTAAGTTGCCGGACGAGGCGATTGAACACTTGCGGGAATGGATTCGCCGCGGCGCGCCTTGGCCGGAAGAGGCCGCTGCACCAACACCGACGACGGAGTCCAAAGCCTCGTTTGACTTGCAAGCTCGCAAGCAGACGCATTGGGCGTGGCAGCCGATCCAAACCGTCGAGCCGCCGACAGTAAAAAACAAATCCTGGCCGCGCGGAGATGTGGACCGATTCATCCTTGCCAAGTTGGAGGCCGCCGGCATTGCTCCGGTGGGCGAGGCCGATCGCCGCACTTGGTTGCGACGCGTGACGTTCGATCTGATCGGCCTGCCGCCGACGATCGAGGAAATCAACGCGTTTGTCGCGGATGCGTCTCCGGAGGCGCACGAAAAGGTCGTCGATCGCCTGCTGGCGTCGCCCCACTTTGGCGAGCGTTGGGCGCGGCACTGGCTTGACCTGGTGCGCTACGCGGAGACGAAAGGGCACGAGTTCGATTATGCGGCCCCCAACGCCTGGGAATATCGCGACTATGTGATCCGGGCTTTGAACGCCGACGTTCCTTACGATCAGTTCGTCGTCGAACACCTGGCGGGAGACTTACTGCCGGAACCGCGATTGCATCCGACCGAACGCTTCAACGAGTCGCTCATCGGCACCGGATTTTGGTTTCTCGGTGAGGAACTGCATTCGCCCGTCGATACGCGGCAGGACCAGGCGGATCGGTTCGACAATCGTATCGACGTGATGTCGAAAACCTTTCTGGGATTGACCGTGGCCTGTGCCCGGTGCCATGACCATAAGTTCGACGCCATCTCCAATCGCGACTACTACGCGCTGTTCGGCTTCCTGGAAAGCAGCAGCGGGCGACTGGCGCGGTTCGAGACGTTGGAGCAGGATCGCCAATTGGCTGTCGAGTTGGACGCGATCGATCGCGCAGCACAGCAACCGCTCCGCGCCGCGGCGGCGCTGGCGCTACGTCCCACCGTGGAACGGCTCGACGCCTACTTGTTGGCCGTGCGCGATCTGTTCGCTGACGAATCTCTGGTCGTGGATGATATCGCGGCGGAACGCGGGTTGGACGCGCGGGTACTTCGCGCCTGGGGACGGCGGTTGACGAACGCCGTGGACGACGACAACGATCTCTTCCACGCTTACGCGCAGGCGATTGCCACGCCGGATCAAGTTGCCGAAGCGCCCACGGCTAGCTGCGATGAAGTGACGCCGCCTTCCATCGAGATGATCGTTGATTACTCCCAACTTGCGCCGGAAAAATGGCTGCCGGACGACGTGAGTTACGGTCTCGCGCCGCGGTCGCCGGGATCGGTAGCCATCTCGCGCGGAACAACTGCGCCGCGCATCGAGTTCGCGGAACGAGGCGCGGCCGTGTTCGATCCGGCCTGGGACGTGCGCACCTTGGCGGCCGAACATCAATTGGAACCGGGCGCGGTCGGCAACGTCGTGCGGCCAGGGCGGACGCTCTACACGCCGAATTTCACCGTGCAGGGTAAAGTTTATGTGCTCGTGCGCGGCGTTGGCCAGGTCTATGCGACCGTCGACCAACACGCGCTCATCGCAGGCCCGCTACATGGCGTGCTCGTCGGCGGGTTCAATACCGAAGGCGCATGGCGTTGGGTGGAGCGCGACCTGAGCGAATACGTCGGCCGCACGGCACACCTAGAATTCACGCCTGCCAAAGAGCAAACGATCGAGGTCAGCGCCGTGGCGCAGGGAGCGACTCCGCCAGCGCCTCTGGAAGATTCATTAGCCGGCCTGGTGCCTGTCGACGCCAGCGCCACGCCGGACTCGATGGCCGCGGCGTTGCGCAATCGCTTTGCGGCGTTGCTCGCTCGGCTCGAAGATGCGAGAGCGATCGACGAAGAACACGCCGCTCACGACGCGCGATTGGCGAACTGGGCCCTTGCGAATCCATCGCTGTTCACGCCTGACCCCGATGCCGCATTTGCGCCGGTCGCTGCGCTGGCCGACGATTGGAAAGCAAGGCGAGCGCAGGTGCTGGCGAGGATCAAGACGGAGTCGCGCCTTTGCATGGCGATGCAGGACAACACCGGCGTCGATGAACACGTGTTCCTGCGCGGCTCCTGGAAAAACCTGGGCGTCGCCACGCCCCGTCGCGGGCTCGAAGCATTGTACGGCGACGCACCACTGGCGACCGGGTCCGGAAGCGGGCGTTTAGAACTGGCGCGACAGTTGACCGATGCCAAGGCGAATCCGTTGCTGCCGCGCGTGATGGTCAACCGCGTATGGCATCACTTGTTTGGACGCGGCATCGTGGCCTCGGTCGACAACTTTGGCGTGATGGGCGACATGCCCACGCATCCGGAGTTGCTCGACTATTTATCAACGAAATTCATTCACGACGGTTGGTCCATCAAGCGGTTGATTCGCGAACTCACCTTGTCGAGCACTTATCGGCTGGCGTCCGGAGGCGAAACGGTCGGGCCGCCGAGCGATCCGCAGAATCTCTTGCTTTCCCGCGCCCGTGTCCGGCGATTGGAAGGAGAGGCCATTCGCGACGCGATGTTGCAAATTTCTGGCAGCCTCGATCGCCGACCATACGGGCGATCTGTTCCGACGCACTTGGATTCATTCATGGAAGGCCGCGGACGACCGGAGAACAGCGGCCCGCTCGATGGTGCGAATCGGCGGAGCATTTACCTCGAGGTGCGCCGCAACTTCCCCTCGCCGATGATGCTGGCGTTCGACACGCCGATTCCGTTTTCCACGGTCGGGCGTCGCAGCGTTTCGAACGTGCCGGCGCAATCGCTGGTAATGCTCAACGACCCGCTGGTGCACGAATTGTCCAGCCGTTGGGCTCAGACAATCTGTTCAGAGGTCGAGGGAAACGCGGATCGAATCGGTAGCATGTACGAGGAGTGCTTCGGACGTTCGCCCACGGATTCCGAGCGAGCGCAATGCGAAGCCTTCGTGAACGAGGCTGGCGAGAACGCCTGGAAGGACCTGGCGCATGCACTTTGGAACGTGAAGGAGTTCGTCTTCGTGAACTAA
- a CDS encoding DUF983 domain-containing protein yields the protein MHWRAIFGLRCPRCLRGKAFQSLLVMHEHCPECGLKFAREPGFFLGAMYFSYGLGILASLPICAVMFYHEYSPWAIFGVVMAQLALMSPLLLRYSRVAWLHFDQRFDPR from the coding sequence ATGCATTGGCGCGCCATCTTCGGTTTACGCTGTCCCCGTTGCTTGCGGGGCAAGGCCTTTCAGTCGTTGCTCGTGATGCACGAGCATTGTCCCGAGTGCGGGCTGAAGTTCGCGCGCGAGCCTGGCTTTTTTCTCGGGGCGATGTACTTCAGCTACGGCCTCGGCATTCTGGCGTCGCTGCCGATCTGCGCGGTGATGTTCTACCACGAGTATTCGCCCTGGGCGATCTTCGGCGTGGTGATGGCGCAACTCGCGTTGATGTCGCCCCTCTTGCTGCGCTACTCACGCGTGGCCTGGCTGCACTTCGATCAGCGGTTCGATCCGCGCTAA
- a CDS encoding response regulator: MTNPARILIVEDEPEILRFLRVSLEHHGFRLTEVTTVREAITQAAMQPPDLMILDLGLPDGDGLDVIKNVRGWSPLPIVVLSARGQEQDKVHALDAGADDYLTKPFGIEELLARVRVALRHAARTAGDDAAAVFQVGDLCVDQAARRVTVHGGEVHLTPTEYKLLTLLVRHAGKVMTHRQLLKEVWGPGSAHETQYLRVFMAALRQKLEDQPAQPRYLLTELGVGYRLAAE, translated from the coding sequence ATGACCAACCCAGCGCGGATCTTGATCGTCGAGGACGAACCGGAAATTCTCCGGTTTCTGCGGGTTTCTTTGGAGCACCATGGGTTCCGGTTGACGGAAGTGACCACCGTGCGCGAGGCCATCACGCAAGCGGCGATGCAACCGCCCGATTTGATGATTCTCGATCTGGGATTGCCGGACGGCGATGGGCTGGACGTGATCAAGAATGTCCGCGGCTGGTCGCCGCTGCCGATCGTCGTGCTCTCCGCCCGAGGGCAGGAACAGGACAAAGTCCACGCCCTCGACGCCGGCGCCGACGATTACCTCACTAAGCCTTTTGGCATCGAAGAATTGCTGGCCCGCGTGCGCGTCGCCCTGAGGCACGCGGCGCGCACCGCGGGAGATGATGCGGCGGCGGTGTTCCAGGTCGGCGACTTGTGCGTCGACCAGGCGGCGCGTCGCGTGACCGTGCATGGCGGCGAAGTGCATCTGACGCCGACCGAATACAAGCTATTGACGCTGCTCGTACGACACGCCGGCAAAGTGATGACGCATCGCCAGTTGCTCAAAGAAGTCTGGGGACCCGGCAGTGCGCATGAAACTCAATACCTACGCGTCTTTATGGCGGCGCTACGGCAAAAGCTCGAAGACCAGCCGGCGCAGCCGCGCTATCTGCTGACAGAACTCGGCGTCGGCTACCGACTGGCTGCGGAATGA
- the infA gene encoding translation initiation factor IF-1: MAEKQKEEGLEVEGVVTQALANTRFRVTIDGGHVVTAHVAGKMRKNFIRIVPGDRVKVELSPYDLTKGRITFRER, encoded by the coding sequence ATGGCAGAAAAGCAAAAAGAAGAAGGTCTCGAAGTCGAAGGCGTCGTGACGCAAGCGTTGGCGAATACCCGCTTTCGCGTCACCATCGACGGCGGCCACGTCGTCACCGCTCACGTCGCGGGAAAAATGCGCAAGAATTTCATTCGCATCGTGCCCGGCGATCGGGTCAAAGTCGAGTTGTCGCCGTACGACCTGACCAAGGGTCGAATCACGTTCCGCGAGCGGTAA